Genomic segment of Shewanella sp. OMA3-2:
GAAACAAATTAATCCTACTAATTTGCCAAACTCAACCAATGCCAAACTCAACTTAAAAAGTTCGACTCGGCATAGTTAATCCGCGATAACTTTGTTTAATTATCTTAGTTAACTCATTCCTCCCATTTAACAGTACAAACTAGATCGGATTATAAATCGACAATTGACTACTTCCCTGTATAATTGCGCGCCTACTAATACACTCAAGTCAGTCTTATTCTCACTAAAGCCGATTATCGCTTTTTGTCGATCAATATTCTGTAATTACTCAATTGGATACATGTTTTGATTTCTACCGCAAATATTACTATGCAGTTTGGCCCAGAGCCGTTGTTTGAAAACATTTCGGCCCAATTTGGCCACGGCAATCGTTATGGCTTGATTGGTGCTAATGGTTGTGGCAAATCCACATTCATGAAAATTCTCAGTGGTGAACTGGCGCCAACATCTGGCAACGTTTCAATTTCGCCAGGTTTAAAAGTCGGTACATTGAATCAAAACCAATTTGCTTTTGAAAACTATAGCGTGGTTGACGCGGTGATCATGGGTGATGTGGCACTATGGAAAGTCAAACAAGAACGCGACAGCATTTATGCTCAAACAGAGATGAGTGATGAAGACGGCATGCGCGTCGGGGACTTAGAAAGCCAATTTGCAGAAATGGACGGTTATAGCGCTGAAAGTCGCGCTGGCGAAATCCTGTTAGAAGCGGGTATTGAAGAGTCATTTCACTATGGCCTAATGGCACAGGTTGCCCCAGGTTGGAAGCTGCGAGTGTTATTAGCACAAGCATTATTTGCCAACCCCGACATATTGTTACTTGACGAACCTACCAACAACTTGGACATTCACACCATTAGTTGGCTTGCCACCGAGTTAAACAAACGTAAATGCACCATGATTATTATTTCCCATGACAGGCATTTTTTAAACTCAGTTTGTACCCATATGGCGGATATCGATTATGGTGAGCTGCGTATTTACCCAGGTAATTACGAGTATTTTCTCGCACAATCAAGTTTACTACGTGAACAGCTACTGGCTGGTAACGCCAAAAAGAGCGCTGAAATTGACGAGTTACAAGACTTCGTTAACCGCTTTGGTGCTAATGCTTCTAAAGCCAAACAAGCCAGCTCTCGCGCTAAAAAGATGGATAAAATTAAACTTGATGATGTTAAATCATCAAGCCGTATCACTCCGTCTATCCGCTTTACTGAATGTAAAAAGTTACATCGCCAAGCATTAGTGTTAGAAGAACTGGGACATGGTTTTGATAACGTATTATTTGAACATGGCGATCTTATTTTAGATGCAGGTTCAAAACTGGCCATTATTGGTGAAAATGGCGTGGGTAAAACAACCCTATTACGTTGTTTAGTTGAAGAAATCAAACACAACCATGGTCGCATTAAATGGTCTGAAAATGCCGCCATTGGCTATTGCCCGCAGGACAGCAGCGCAGATTTTGATAATGACATGACTTTATTTGACTGGATGTCATTATGGCGCACACCTAAACACAACGACCTTATGGTACGTGGTATGTTAGGTCGTTTATTATTCACTGAAGACGATGCGAACAAAAAAGTACGTAACTGTTCTGGTGGTGAGAAAAACCGCCTGTTATTCGGTAAGTTAATGATGATGGACGTTAACGTATTGATAATGGACGAGCCAACTAACCACATGGACATGGAAGCCATTGAAGCACTTAACCAAGCCTTGAAATTATTTGAAGGCACATTAATTTTTGTCAGCCATGACCGTGAGTTTGTGTCATCACTTGCCACACGCATTATTGATGTTAAAGATAAAAAACTGGTTAACTTCCACGGTACATTTGATGAATACCTTGCGAGCCAACCACAGTTGTAAGCGACTCCCCCAAGGGTAAGCATCAATTGACGCGGCAAACTAAGACCTTCATTGTGAGTTATCTATTATGTGATAACCACAAGACTAATGAAGGTCTTTTTATTTACCTTCAGCTTGAGTGAACTGATGCGCTCTATAAGCTAAGTTAAATACGTTTATCCATTTTAATAAATTTTAGGCTAAACAAGATTAATAACATGGTCGCAAAACGATCAAAAACTAGCACTTAATTGACTTTAACGCCTGTTTCTTTTAAGCAATATCGACCCAAATAGCGAAAATATTATGAATAGAAAAATCGAATTATTAGCACCAGGCGGGGATGTAGATGCAATTAAAGCAGCGATTATTGCTGGTGCCAATGCCGTATATTGTGGTTTAGAAACCTTTAACGCACGTAACCGTGCCGCTAACCTTACCTTTGATGATCTTATTGGGGTGATTTCGCTAGCACATCAATATCAATGTGAAGTGTTTTTAACCATGAATATCGTCATTCTTGAAAACGAAATTCCTACTTTAGTTAAATTACTTAATCAACTGGTTAATACTGGTATCGATGGCATCATTGTTCAAGATTTAGCTTTATTTCACTTAGTTAATAAACACTTCCCAAGCTTACTTGTACACGCATCCACACAGTTAACCACCCATAATGAAGGTCAAATTGGCTTTTTAGCCAAAGTGGGCGCTACCCGTGTTAATTTGTCGCGTGAAATGAATCTAACCGAAATTAAAAGCCTGACCCGTTATGCACACGATTTAGACGTACTCACCGAAGTGTTTGTTCATGGAGCACTGTGTATTGCGTTTTCTGGCCAGTGCTATTCAAGTTCAGTCAGTGTGGGCAACTCAGGTAACCGTGGCCGTTGTAGCCAGGCGTGTCGAGATGAGTATGACATTACTGCGGCGGGTAATAAATTTCCACTTAACCTTAAAGATAATTCAGCTTATTTTGACTTGCCCGAATTAGTGGACGCTGGGGTTGACTCGTTAAAAATTGAGGGCCGCATTAAAGGCGCACAATACGTTCACACCGTTGTGGATAGCTGGCGTAAGCAAATTGATAAGTTTGTTGAATCAGGTAAATTGCTGTCAGATGACTCAAATCTTTATAAAGTATTTAACCGCGACTTTACTAACTCCTTTTTAAAGGGCAACCTGACCAAAGACATGTTTATCGACAATCCGCGCGATAATAGCTTTAAACATGCCAATGATAAAAGTAATGCCATTTCAGTGGTACAAATCCACGAAGCGCAACAAATGCTTTCTTCAGACAAAGATGCCATTGTGTCATTGGTGGCCGATAAAGTCAGTCAGCTCAGTATTGAAAAAACCGCCTTGTCACTGCGTTTTTCAGGTCAACTGAATCAACCACTAACCCTTACCGCAATTACAAAAAACAGCACGGTTGAAATTCAATCAACTGTAGCGCTAACCATAGCAACGGATTCACGCATTGATGAAGCGGCGATAGTGAAGCGCTTTAAAAGCCTTAAGCACAGTGAGTTTGAGCTGTTACCGTTTAACTTTGATGGCCTGGATAGTGACTTAAGCATTCCTTTTAGCCAGCTTACACAAATGAAAAACCAATTATTATTCAAGCTAACTCAAAGAGAATACATTGGCGCAGTAACCTTACCGGCATTGATTAACCACCCCAAAATCAGCAGTCAGCCAACTTTATCATTGCTTATCAGTGATGAAAAAGATGTTGATTTATGTGATGTCACAAACGCAGATATTTACTTTAAATTACCTGAAAGCTTTAAAGTAAATGACAACAAGTATATTGATATATTTCTGCGTAACCCTAGGTTAATCCCGTGGTTTCCAGCTGTTCTGATTGGTAAAGATTACCTTGAGTCCGTTAGATTGTTAGAAACGGTAAAGCCTAAGCGCATTGTCAGCAACAATACTGGCGTAGCATTTGTTGCCATAAACATGGGCATTGAGTGGATTGCAGGGCCCTTCCTCAACACCACTAACTCTTATGCCTTATTAACCCTACAAGAACAGCTTAATTGCGCCGGTGCATTTATTTCAAATGAAATAAACCGTAATCAAATTAAAAATATAGCCAGACCGAAAAACTTTAAAATGCTTTACAGCATTTATCACCCTATTTTGATGATGACCAGCAGACAGTGCTTCTTTCAACAAACTGTAGGCTGTAACAAGCCCAGTATTGAAGATGGTTGTATGCTTAAATGTGAAAAAGCCACTACCATTACAAATGTTAAAGGTATTTCATTTGCGGTTGATAAACAAAAAGGCGGTTACCCAAGTATTTACAACCACGAGCAATTCTTAAATATTGACGCGGTTGAAGACTTATCCTATATGTTTGATGAGTTTTTTATCGATTTAACCGATATAGGCTCAGGCTCTAAAGCTAAAATAGATAAAGTGGAATTAGTCAGCCACTTTGAAAAAGTATTACAGGGCATTACTGATTCAAAAACTAGCCTTAAACAGTTAGTTACTATTTCAACCAATGCTCAATATCAGCAAGGGTTGTAACCACAGGTTAGTTTTATTGCCTTTTGCTGACCCCGAAAGCGGCTGCATGGCTTAACCTCAGACCGGGATAATACATGCTTAGCAAAAAAGGCTTTACCTTCAGGTAAAGCCTTTTTGTTATCTAGTGTAAAATCATTTATTAGTGCTAATCCAGTTTGATTTACTGATAATTCAAAGTTGAGGCTTACTGAAAGGAACTGACTTCATCTGCTGTTAAGTCACGCCATTCACCGGCAACTATATCAAGACTTACATTACCTATTTGTTGACGATGCAGAGCGTTAACTCTATTACCTATGGCAAAAAACATTCTTTTAACTTGATGATACCGACCCTCTGTAAGCGATAACAACACCTCTTTTGCACTCATTATAATCAGCTCAGCGGGTAGTGTCGGTTTGCTCTCTCCTTGGAGCAATATGCCTTGTTTAAACAGTGCCACAGCATCAATATTAATCGGTTTGGCTAATTGTACTCGATACACTTTTGTGCAAACACATTCAGGTCGAGTAATATTATATGACCAACGGCCATCGTCAGTTATCAGCACTAATCCTGTGGTATCGGCATCTAAGCGCCCAACAATGTGCAGCTCGTCTTTGTGATTAATATCAATATTATTCAACAATGAAGGGTAATGACCATCGACATTTGAACAAAGTGTATCGGCTTGTTTATGCATCAACATATAACGAAATGGCCTAGTTACCAGTGTCTGACCATTTAATTGAATCACATTATCTTCATGCACCTGACTTGTTATATCAGTATTCACTGCACCATTTACCCTAATATGACCCAGACTAATTTGTTCAGTAACCTCTGATTTTGTACACAATGTACTTTTAAGCACAAATTTATCTAGCCGCATAAAATATCTACCCTACTTACATCTACCCTACTTACATCTACCCTACTTACATTTACGCTTTATATTAATGCGTTAATTTATAGTAATTATGCACAAGCAAACTATCAATAAAAGTCACTGACATAAGACGATCAATCCTGTGTTTGCTGAGTTAAAAAGGCTTTGAAAGCATTAACTGTTCTATGTGGATCTTCCTCTTGGGGCACATGACCAAGTTCATTAAAACGCACAAGCTGGCTGCCTATTATATCCCGGTGAAATCTATCGGCAATGTCAGGCGGAATAAGTCTATCCTGTTGCCCCCAAATAATCAGTGTCGACAGATTTAGCTCAGATATGCGCGGTACTAGCTGACCTGGACGTATTTGCTGTAACCGCTCGACTAGTGCCTGCCTATTGCCCGTTCGGGTTGTTAGATCAAAATACCTGCTGACTAATTCAGGGGTAACCGACTCTGGATTGCCATAAACATTTTTAACACTGCTTTCAACCATTCCCCTTGGTAACACTTGTTGCATGAGTTTATTTAATATTGGCGTGCTCGCAATGCTAAAGCCAATTGGAATCGATTTAGCTTCAAATGGATATCCACTCGAGTCAATCAACACTAACTTGGCTACGCGATCAGGATAAAATACTGCCGTAGCCCACGACACATAACCCCCAAGGGAATTACCAACCAAAATAGCGCGGTCAACCTTAAGCATATCGAGCACTTCGACAACAATGCGACAATAGTTTTCTATACTGTAGTTGCTGTCTACAGTGGGACCCGTTAAGCCAAAACCAGGTAAGTCAAATCGAATAACCTGGCGCTCATCCTTTAACGCATTAACCCAACCATCCCAAGTATGCAGCGATGAACTCGTACCATGCAAAAGCACAATTGGAGTTGGATCTTCACGGGGGCCTTCATCTCTTAGGTGGATCTGCAGGCCTGCAATTTCAATGAATTGTGATGGTGGTTGTGCCCATTTGGGTTTAAGTTGCTCAACAGATCGATCAGGCACACGATTGATTAGGATATAAATAGTCGCTGTAATCATAAGCAACAATAAAAGGCTACTGAACAATGTTAATATCAATTTCAATGCATACCTCTTATTAAAGGATAAATCAGTTATAGGCTCTGTACTTTATTGATTAAAAAATCAAAATTGCTAATGTTTTAGCTTAAATGAAACCATAGCATGTGTTAACTTGGTCATCATGCACTATTATTTAACTGAGCATGATTATTTAACAGGACTTAGAGAAATCATGGGTTAATGCAAATAGCTTAACTTGGAAAGGAGGACTGATTGAAACTTATTTGGCTAATATTATTGCTTACTTGCTTCAATGCATGGGCCGATTCTTCCACAAGTACACCTAAAGACATCGCTCTTTATACCTATCACTACATGCCGCCTTATGTCATTAATAGTGATACTGAAACAGGTTTACTTTATGATGTTGCAGATTTTTTTAACCGCCAACAGTCAAACTATCATTTCAGCGTATCTTACATTCCTCGAAAACGACTTAACCATTTGCTCGATACACAAAAATTTGACGGCATGATGATCGGCGTCAACCCCCTCTGGTTTAAAGACTCTGATCATACAACTTATTTATGGTCAGAACCTTTAATGCGGGATCAAGATGAAATTATTTCCCATTCAAATGCCCCCATCGAATTTAATAACACAGAGGTTTTTTACGGTAAAAGTGTCGGAGGGATTTTCGGCTTTCGCTATCACACTATAGATACATTAGTGGATAACGGAGTAATGATGCGTATCGATACCTCTAATGAATCACAATTAATTAATATGCTTATCAAAAAACGTTTTGATTTTGCCATTGTCTCTAGAGCAACAACTCTTTTCTACCAAACATTACTCGAACAAAACCAACAACTTTACTTTTCATCTAGGCCACACGACCAATATATTCGCTATATTATGGCCCCAAAAACACTTCAGACTGAATTTAAAGCGATTAATACACTGATTAAAAAGCTTAACAAGGATCCTGAATGGCAACAAAAAATGCTGAAATATCAAACCTTCTTGCAGCCCATTGAGCCTACATTGGAAAATAAATAACGCTTTACGCTTTGGCACCGAAATTAAGCAGCTAAACTCACTATTACCTCTTCATATTTACCAACAATAATCACATCACCTTCTACACCTGTTTCACACAAATGTAATTGAACATGTAAATTACCTATATCTGCCCTTTAAAAAGAGTCTGTTTTTGCCAGCGGTAACCCCTATGCCGAGTCGAGTAAGCCGCCACCAGTTTACCGCGAATGATAGGCAAGGCTATCTAGAGCGATAGCAAAAATGCTAACGATTGTTAGCCATGGATTCGATGAGTATTACCTGGTTAAAACTGAGTAGATGGGTCTTGTTCAGCAAACAATAATGTCATTGCTGATCCAGAGTCGACTGGTTTACTGTGGTAATAGCCCTGAGTTTTTGTTGCGCCAATTTTTTGTAATGCATGATATTGGGCTACTGTTTCTACACCCTCCGCGGTTATTTCAATCCCAAGTCGATTGGCTAGCAATACAATACTCTCAACAATGGCATGATCTTTTTCGCTGTTCATTAATCGACTCACAAAACTTCGATCTATTTTTATATTATGAATAGGAAAACGATGTAAATAGCTCAACGATGAAAAACCGGTGCCAAAGTCATCTAAATGAATATTAACTCCTGTAGCCTGCAGTTCATATAAGATTTTCATCGTCGTTTCTGGATCATGAATCAACACATTTTCAGTGACTTCGATATTGAGACAGTGTGCGGGTAACCCATGCTTATTTAACAGCGCTTTTAGCTTATCAACCACATGATAAGTTGAAATTAAGTCACTCGACGCATTACAACTCACGGTTAAATCATCTCGCCTAAACTGTTCACGCCATTGAGTAATTTGGCCCAATGCTTGGTCAATAACTAAATAGTCAATTTCAGCAATTCTTCGCATCTCTTCAGCTATGCTCAAAAACTTTATCGGCTCAATCAATCCTTTTGTTGGGTGTAGCCAACGAACTAATGCCTCAAAACCAGCTATACGCCCGGTAGTAGCATTAATAATTGGCTGAAAATAAACGATAAATTGCTTTTCGGTTACAGCCTGACTCAACTCGTTACGCAGCCTTAACTGATGTTTAGCCATCATATGCATATCTTCATTAAAGATTGCATAACCCCCACGCCCCTCACGTTTAGCGTGATACATAGCACTGTCTGCATCACGTAGGTATTCTTGCGCATCAAGTAACTCATTACTTGCCAAAACAATTCCAATACTGGCATTGGTAACGACAGGTTCATTATTTAAAATGAAGGGTTTAGTAAGGGCTCTATTAATACGCTCAGCAAGTTTAATCACTTGAGCTTCACCTGTAATACACTCCATTAATATACAAAATTCATCGCCACCAAATCTTGCTAGCGTATCTGAGTTGCGAATTTCATGACTCAACCTTTCGGCAATTGCAATGAGTAACTTGTCACCTTCTAAGTGTCCCAAACTATCATTCACTAACTTAAAACCATCTAAATCAAGAAACAACAAGGCAAAATTGTATTCAGCATCACGTTTATACTGCTTTACTGCTTTGGTCAAAAATTCAATAAATAATGTTCTGTTAGCTAAATGCGTCAAAGGATCATGAAAAGCTAATTGATTTAATTTCACTTCTGCTTGTTTTCTTAAACTGATATCAATGCACTGAATAAAAATATAGTCGGCTAGGCCATCGATATTTTTCTGAACATAAACATTAATGTAACAGCAGAGTTCTGTACCGTTTTTACACACCAAGGTTATTTCAGCATCATACGATTTAGCGTCTGCATCACGAATGAGCGCTAATTGTTTATAACCAAATTCACGATCATCAGGCTGAAGTAGATCAACATAACTCAGTAGATAAATTTCATCATTGGTATAGCCGAAGGTTTTACAGAGTGTCTTGTTCGCTTGTAATATTTTGCCATCCAGTCCCACCACAGCCATGCTAATCGTAGAGTTATTAAACACATTACGGAAAAGCTGCTCACTTTGTTTTTTAGCTTGTTCCGCTTTATATTGTTCACTGAGATCTTGTACTGTACCAGTCAAACGCTTGCCATCTTGCTCAACCTGTCCGGTAGAATGAACATAACAGCACTCATGCTTATCATTAATACTCATTAGCTCATGGCTCAGACTAAAAGCGACACCTTGCTCAAGAAACTGCTTAAACACGTCAGATATAGCTCCGTTATCATTTTGAGCCAAACAATTAAACAGTGCTTCAATATTAAAGGTGTCAACTTGAAATGGTGTCAGTTGAAGTAATTTAACTAGCTCTCTGGAGAGGGTTAATTGATGACTTACAGTATCATATTGCCAACTACCCAATCGCGCAGCGGCTTGTGCGTTAGCAAGGTTATTTTCACTTAACTGTATTTGATGCAATTGTACTTCAAGGGCTTTATTTGCACTTGCCAGCTGATTATCACGTTTAATTAAATTTTGATTCATAGTATTAAACGCACTGGCAAGACGCCCTAATTCATCGGTGCGAAGATTATCTAACTTTTCAGCTTGCTCACCTCTAGACAGTGCTAGTGTGGCATGATTAAGTTTTGATAAAGGCTGGGTAATTTTCTTTCTCATCACAAAAAATAATACAAATAATT
This window contains:
- a CDS encoding ABC-F family ATPase; its protein translation is MISTANITMQFGPEPLFENISAQFGHGNRYGLIGANGCGKSTFMKILSGELAPTSGNVSISPGLKVGTLNQNQFAFENYSVVDAVIMGDVALWKVKQERDSIYAQTEMSDEDGMRVGDLESQFAEMDGYSAESRAGEILLEAGIEESFHYGLMAQVAPGWKLRVLLAQALFANPDILLLDEPTNNLDIHTISWLATELNKRKCTMIIISHDRHFLNSVCTHMADIDYGELRIYPGNYEYFLAQSSLLREQLLAGNAKKSAEIDELQDFVNRFGANASKAKQASSRAKKMDKIKLDDVKSSSRITPSIRFTECKKLHRQALVLEELGHGFDNVLFEHGDLILDAGSKLAIIGENGVGKTTLLRCLVEEIKHNHGRIKWSENAAIGYCPQDSSADFDNDMTLFDWMSLWRTPKHNDLMVRGMLGRLLFTEDDANKKVRNCSGGEKNRLLFGKLMMMDVNVLIMDEPTNHMDMEAIEALNQALKLFEGTLIFVSHDREFVSSLATRIIDVKDKKLVNFHGTFDEYLASQPQL
- a CDS encoding peptidase U32 family protein, whose product is MNRKIELLAPGGDVDAIKAAIIAGANAVYCGLETFNARNRAANLTFDDLIGVISLAHQYQCEVFLTMNIVILENEIPTLVKLLNQLVNTGIDGIIVQDLALFHLVNKHFPSLLVHASTQLTTHNEGQIGFLAKVGATRVNLSREMNLTEIKSLTRYAHDLDVLTEVFVHGALCIAFSGQCYSSSVSVGNSGNRGRCSQACRDEYDITAAGNKFPLNLKDNSAYFDLPELVDAGVDSLKIEGRIKGAQYVHTVVDSWRKQIDKFVESGKLLSDDSNLYKVFNRDFTNSFLKGNLTKDMFIDNPRDNSFKHANDKSNAISVVQIHEAQQMLSSDKDAIVSLVADKVSQLSIEKTALSLRFSGQLNQPLTLTAITKNSTVEIQSTVALTIATDSRIDEAAIVKRFKSLKHSEFELLPFNFDGLDSDLSIPFSQLTQMKNQLLFKLTQREYIGAVTLPALINHPKISSQPTLSLLISDEKDVDLCDVTNADIYFKLPESFKVNDNKYIDIFLRNPRLIPWFPAVLIGKDYLESVRLLETVKPKRIVSNNTGVAFVAINMGIEWIAGPFLNTTNSYALLTLQEQLNCAGAFISNEINRNQIKNIARPKNFKMLYSIYHPILMMTSRQCFFQQTVGCNKPSIEDGCMLKCEKATTITNVKGISFAVDKQKGGYPSIYNHEQFLNIDAVEDLSYMFDEFFIDLTDIGSGSKAKIDKVELVSHFEKVLQGITDSKTSLKQLVTISTNAQYQQGL
- a CDS encoding pseudouridine synthase, whose product is MRLDKFVLKSTLCTKSEVTEQISLGHIRVNGAVNTDITSQVHEDNVIQLNGQTLVTRPFRYMLMHKQADTLCSNVDGHYPSLLNNIDINHKDELHIVGRLDADTTGLVLITDDGRWSYNITRPECVCTKVYRVQLAKPINIDAVALFKQGILLQGESKPTLPAELIIMSAKEVLLSLTEGRYHQVKRMFFAIGNRVNALHRQQIGNVSLDIVAGEWRDLTADEVSSFQ
- a CDS encoding alpha/beta fold hydrolase, producing the protein MPDRSVEQLKPKWAQPPSQFIEIAGLQIHLRDEGPREDPTPIVLLHGTSSSLHTWDGWVNALKDERQVIRFDLPGFGLTGPTVDSNYSIENYCRIVVEVLDMLKVDRAILVGNSLGGYVSWATAVFYPDRVAKLVLIDSSGYPFEAKSIPIGFSIASTPILNKLMQQVLPRGMVESSVKNVYGNPESVTPELVSRYFDLTTRTGNRQALVERLQQIRPGQLVPRISELNLSTLIIWGQQDRLIPPDIADRFHRDIIGSQLVRFNELGHVPQEEDPHRTVNAFKAFLTQQTQD
- a CDS encoding substrate-binding periplasmic protein, translating into MKLIWLILLLTCFNAWADSSTSTPKDIALYTYHYMPPYVINSDTETGLLYDVADFFNRQQSNYHFSVSYIPRKRLNHLLDTQKFDGMMIGVNPLWFKDSDHTTYLWSEPLMRDQDEIISHSNAPIEFNNTEVFYGKSVGGIFGFRYHTIDTLVDNGVMMRIDTSNESQLINMLIKKRFDFAIVSRATTLFYQTLLEQNQQLYFSSRPHDQYIRYIMAPKTLQTEFKAINTLIKKLNKDPEWQQKMLKYQTFLQPIEPTLENK
- a CDS encoding EAL domain-containing protein, producing MIKLLASLNQSIVSHTLMAVGVRILFVISILTTISYFHIFSEIESTKLAEFQSFTQERVARESQIFTLAEDNHKLFKQDILNSYQPENKAATLSLFERDFIRQDDHAIRFNPQLFDAEQRAGVWIAKDVQLTDELKYRAGLLNTLVGDYGKSWRNRFINTYAYGIENFAAIYWPEIPDFTYRLAADFDIRLEEYFTISIEQNNPAKKTVWTGVYLDKQSDIWMVSIETPIYYQQQHIATIGNDMSLDELFARTINQAPQGGYNLIFRHDGRLIAHQSYIDQLKAANGQFIIDRDGDDSLQSIYHAVITADPNQKMIELAQIDSYLMVSKLSGPGWYYVSVIPKTVVSNVASSTAMIVFISGFIALGIELFVLFFVMRKKITQPLSKLNHATLALSRGEQAEKLDNLRTDELGRLASAFNTMNQNLIKRDNQLASANKALEVQLHQIQLSENNLANAQAAARLGSWQYDTVSHQLTLSRELVKLLQLTPFQVDTFNIEALFNCLAQNDNGAISDVFKQFLEQGVAFSLSHELMSINDKHECCYVHSTGQVEQDGKRLTGTVQDLSEQYKAEQAKKQSEQLFRNVFNNSTISMAVVGLDGKILQANKTLCKTFGYTNDEIYLLSYVDLLQPDDREFGYKQLALIRDADAKSYDAEITLVCKNGTELCCYINVYVQKNIDGLADYIFIQCIDISLRKQAEVKLNQLAFHDPLTHLANRTLFIEFLTKAVKQYKRDAEYNFALLFLDLDGFKLVNDSLGHLEGDKLLIAIAERLSHEIRNSDTLARFGGDEFCILMECITGEAQVIKLAERINRALTKPFILNNEPVVTNASIGIVLASNELLDAQEYLRDADSAMYHAKREGRGGYAIFNEDMHMMAKHQLRLRNELSQAVTEKQFIVYFQPIINATTGRIAGFEALVRWLHPTKGLIEPIKFLSIAEEMRRIAEIDYLVIDQALGQITQWREQFRRDDLTVSCNASSDLISTYHVVDKLKALLNKHGLPAHCLNIEVTENVLIHDPETTMKILYELQATGVNIHLDDFGTGFSSLSYLHRFPIHNIKIDRSFVSRLMNSEKDHAIVESIVLLANRLGIEITAEGVETVAQYHALQKIGATKTQGYYHSKPVDSGSAMTLLFAEQDPSTQF